The following are encoded together in the Pedobacter steynii genome:
- the dnaA gene encoding chromosomal replication initiator protein DnaA, producing MQNTCTQVWNNCLQIIKDNIPAQSFKTWFEPISALKLDGSVLTVQVPSLFFYEWLEEHYVALLRKTVKQQLGTEGRLEYNIVVDKSTNGALPYTTNMPSNGSMSSTNRKQSMPVPVNVNRDIKNPFVIPGLKKMNVDPQLNSNYTFDTFVEGDCNRLARSAGHAVSAKPGATSFNPLMIYGASGLGKTHLAQAIGNEIRQNLPDKLVIYLSCEKFCQQFVESLKNNTINDFVNFYQAMDVIIMDDIHNFAGKEKTQDIFFHIFNHLHQSGKQIIITSDKSPKDLTGLEERLLSRFKWGLSADLQIPELETRIAILRKKMYADGIDLPDEVVEYVAHNIDNNVRELEGAMVSLLAQSTMNKKEIDLQLAKSMLKNFIKNTSKEVSMDYIQKLVCDYFEVPVHLLKAPTRKREIVQARQISMYLSKGMTKSSLKTIGAFFGGRDHSTVIYACQTVEDLIQTDKTFRAYVNDIEKKLKMS from the coding sequence ATGCAAAACACTTGTACTCAAGTATGGAATAACTGTCTCCAAATTATAAAGGATAATATCCCGGCCCAGAGCTTTAAAACCTGGTTCGAGCCGATATCTGCCCTTAAGCTGGATGGTAGCGTTTTAACCGTACAGGTACCTAGTTTATTCTTTTATGAATGGCTTGAGGAGCACTATGTGGCGTTATTGCGCAAGACTGTTAAACAACAGCTTGGCACAGAAGGAAGATTGGAGTATAATATTGTGGTGGATAAGTCTACCAATGGGGCTTTACCGTACACCACTAATATGCCTTCAAACGGAAGCATGTCTTCCACAAACAGGAAACAGTCAATGCCTGTTCCGGTAAATGTAAACAGAGATATTAAGAACCCATTTGTGATTCCGGGATTGAAGAAGATGAATGTAGACCCACAACTGAATTCAAATTATACCTTTGATACTTTTGTTGAGGGTGACTGTAACCGCCTTGCCCGTTCGGCAGGACATGCGGTATCCGCAAAACCAGGAGCAACCTCCTTTAACCCTTTAATGATTTATGGTGCTTCAGGTCTTGGTAAGACCCACCTTGCACAGGCGATTGGAAATGAGATCAGACAAAACCTTCCTGATAAGCTGGTGATCTATCTTTCCTGCGAGAAGTTCTGTCAGCAGTTTGTGGAATCATTGAAAAACAATACGATCAATGATTTCGTGAATTTCTATCAGGCAATGGATGTAATCATCATGGATGATATCCACAACTTTGCCGGGAAAGAAAAAACGCAGGATATTTTCTTCCATATTTTCAACCACTTACACCAGTCGGGTAAGCAGATCATCATCACTTCAGATAAATCACCTAAAGACCTTACCGGTCTGGAAGAGCGTTTGCTAAGCCGTTTCAAATGGGGGCTTTCTGCGGATCTTCAGATTCCAGAACTGGAAACCAGAATTGCCATTCTGAGAAAGAAAATGTATGCTGATGGGATTGACCTGCCTGATGAGGTTGTTGAATATGTAGCACACAATATAGACAATAACGTTCGTGAGCTGGAAGGTGCAATGGTTTCGCTATTGGCACAATCCACAATGAACAAAAAGGAAATCGATTTGCAATTGGCTAAATCGATGTTGAAGAACTTTATCAAGAATACCAGTAAAGAGGTTTCTATGGATTATATCCAGAAGCTGGTTTGCGATTACTTTGAGGTTCCTGTACATTTACTGAAAGCGCCTACCCGTAAGAGGGAAATCGTTCAGGCGCGTCAGATCTCGATGTACTTATCTAAAGGAATGACCAAATCTTCATTGAAAACTATCGGTGCGTTTTTTGGGGGCAGGGATCACTCTACAGTAATCTATGCCTGTCAGACAGTAGAAGACCTGATCCAGACCGATAAGACGTTCAGGGCCTATGTAAATGATATTGAGAAGAAATTAAAAATGAGCTAA
- a CDS encoding AcvB/VirJ family lysyl-phosphatidylglycerol hydrolase, with amino-acid sequence MERWKIGFAMVMVLLFSSCGLFLRDRKTNHAGLERDDFGLPIILYPSADSDSKKMILILSGDGGWLEFEDELARQFSEKGFHTIGFNSRNFFWSQKTPEELTKKVWMLLRSYGRKYKAHKIYLCGYSFGADVVPFIYNRLPAPAKRRIAGLQLLSPFASSAFKVHTSDLLNLAGDDKAYKVIPEVEKLNMPVSCYYGMAENPKPLQELKLKNFRLRLLPGDHHYESPAVQTIVSDCLKSLP; translated from the coding sequence ATGGAGCGCTGGAAAATTGGTTTCGCTATGGTTATGGTTCTTTTGTTTTCCAGTTGTGGATTATTTCTCCGCGATAGAAAAACAAATCATGCCGGACTCGAACGAGATGACTTCGGGCTTCCGATCATCCTCTACCCTTCTGCCGATTCTGATTCGAAGAAAATGATACTTATTCTGTCCGGCGACGGAGGCTGGCTGGAATTTGAAGATGAGCTGGCCAGGCAGTTTTCGGAAAAAGGATTTCATACCATAGGCTTCAATTCCAGAAACTTCTTCTGGAGTCAGAAAACTCCGGAAGAACTGACTAAAAAAGTATGGATGCTGCTTCGCTCCTATGGCAGGAAATATAAAGCCCATAAAATTTACCTCTGCGGTTATTCATTTGGTGCCGATGTAGTCCCCTTTATTTACAACCGGCTCCCTGCCCCGGCAAAAAGAAGAATTGCTGGCCTGCAATTACTCTCCCCCTTTGCTTCCTCTGCATTTAAAGTCCATACCTCAGACCTGCTCAACCTGGCCGGAGACGATAAAGCATATAAAGTCATTCCGGAGGTGGAAAAGCTGAATATGCCGGTCAGCTGCTACTATGGTATGGCGGAAAATCCTAAACCCTTACAGGAATTGAAGCTAAAAAATTTCCGGCTCAGGCTACTTCCCGGTGATCACCATTATGAATCCCCTGCTGTTCAAACAATTGTCTCAGATTGCCTGAAATCATTGCCTTAA
- a CDS encoding ATP-dependent DNA helicase has product MSTAAPSNEIFDKVISFIEYTNQSIFLTGKAGTGKTTLLRKIKETTAKKTVIVAPTGVAAMNAKGVTINSLFQLPPGSFFPGDVSLASLRAGVVSIKNLLTELNYSRERKSLLTELELMIIDEVSMVRCDVIDAVDAILRMVRKNDAPFGGVQLLLIGDLFQLPPVTKREDWDLLSKVYPSPYFFEATVVKQHPLLQVELKTVFRQTEPEFVEILNDIRNNQIGEARLAILNQRFDPDFKQEEGSNHIIITSHNAEANAVNNEKLDELEGQDYIFEGQVDGTLNVQNLPVEQSLRLKIGAQVMFIKNDTGENRKFYNGKIGKIKSIAGEEIYISFPDEEDLLLERASWQSFEYKANENQAIVQQQVGEFYQFPIKLAWAVTIHKSQGLTFDSAIIDAGNSFVSGQVYVALSRVRTLNGLILRSKINKESLRSNLEVLNYMNTGNEGALSELLSSAQERYIIHLFTNVFSFQEVIESLNTVTSDHEIMKSNDAELRSVIGNLNRSEEALQDVSSRFQSQLRQLQKDSGLKDHKTIHARIEAAFNYFSKEINLQVINPLNKQIRGKPKSKSDQKLVHLFQQHRLAAENKLYKMRTATEIAAEASNWEDPHLLMKKIHELLKKKMNTPAAAQNATTIQLF; this is encoded by the coding sequence ATGAGCACTGCGGCCCCTTCCAATGAAATTTTTGACAAAGTCATCTCCTTTATTGAATATACCAATCAAAGTATCTTCCTTACCGGAAAAGCCGGAACGGGAAAAACCACTTTACTCAGAAAGATAAAAGAAACGACCGCAAAAAAGACGGTCATCGTCGCACCAACAGGCGTGGCGGCAATGAATGCCAAAGGAGTCACCATCAACTCCCTGTTTCAGCTTCCTCCGGGATCCTTCTTTCCGGGAGATGTGAGCCTGGCCAGTTTAAGGGCGGGTGTAGTCTCCATCAAAAACCTGCTTACTGAACTCAACTATTCCAGAGAAAGAAAAAGCCTGCTGACAGAACTGGAACTGATGATCATTGATGAGGTTTCTATGGTTCGCTGTGATGTGATTGATGCCGTAGATGCCATCCTCAGGATGGTCAGGAAAAATGATGCCCCCTTTGGAGGTGTTCAACTCCTGCTGATCGGCGATTTGTTCCAGCTCCCACCAGTCACCAAGAGAGAAGACTGGGACCTGTTAAGTAAGGTATACCCCTCTCCTTATTTCTTTGAGGCGACAGTAGTCAAACAACACCCATTGCTCCAGGTCGAGCTGAAAACGGTATTCAGACAAACAGAACCTGAATTCGTTGAGATTCTGAACGACATCAGGAACAACCAGATCGGTGAAGCCAGACTGGCCATCCTGAACCAGCGCTTTGACCCTGATTTCAAACAAGAAGAAGGATCCAATCACATCATCATCACCTCGCACAATGCAGAGGCCAATGCAGTGAATAATGAAAAACTGGATGAGCTGGAAGGACAAGACTATATTTTTGAAGGGCAGGTAGACGGGACACTGAATGTCCAGAACCTTCCTGTAGAACAATCCCTGCGGTTAAAAATAGGGGCTCAGGTGATGTTCATTAAGAATGATACCGGCGAAAATAGAAAATTTTACAATGGTAAGATTGGAAAAATAAAATCCATCGCCGGCGAAGAAATCTACATTTCCTTCCCCGATGAGGAAGACCTTCTGTTAGAAAGGGCTTCCTGGCAATCATTTGAATATAAAGCCAATGAAAACCAGGCTATTGTTCAGCAGCAGGTAGGAGAATTTTATCAGTTCCCGATCAAGCTGGCCTGGGCAGTAACGATTCATAAAAGTCAGGGTTTAACTTTCGACAGTGCGATTATCGATGCGGGTAATTCCTTTGTTTCCGGACAGGTATATGTGGCGCTCAGCAGGGTCCGCACCTTAAACGGACTGATCCTCCGCTCAAAAATCAATAAGGAAAGTCTGCGCTCCAATTTGGAAGTCCTGAACTATATGAATACCGGTAATGAAGGCGCACTCAGCGAACTCTTGTCGTCAGCACAGGAAAGATATATCATTCATTTATTTACCAATGTATTCTCTTTCCAGGAAGTGATAGAGTCTTTGAATACAGTAACTTCAGATCATGAAATCATGAAGTCTAACGACGCCGAACTGAGGTCGGTAATAGGCAACCTAAACCGGTCGGAAGAAGCACTTCAGGATGTTTCCTCACGCTTTCAGTCCCAGCTCCGTCAATTACAGAAAGACAGCGGCCTAAAAGATCATAAAACCATCCATGCCAGAATTGAAGCGGCATTCAATTACTTCTCAAAAGAAATCAACCTTCAGGTGATCAACCCGCTGAATAAACAGATCCGCGGAAAGCCGAAAAGTAAATCTGATCAGAAACTGGTTCATTTGTTCCAGCAACATCGTTTGGCAGCAGAGAATAAGCTGTACAAAATGCGTACTGCTACAGAAATAGCGGCAGAAGCCAGCAATTGGGAAGATCCTCATTTACTCATGAAAAAGATTCATGAGCTCCTGAAAAAGAAAATGAATACCCCCGCAGCGGCTCAGAACGCAACTACGATCCAGCTGTTTTAA
- a CDS encoding ABC transporter permease — translation MFKLNLKIAFRNIWKNRSASFVNIAGLAFGLAGFILILLYLNYETGYDKWSPKLKNVYKVGVHFRVGAADEWWETMPASFISLIREKSPDVESASITGWGNEVIEHDRQFYYELNARQADSTFFRTFPFTFLQGDINTALDQPKSVVINKKTAVMLFGTEQVLGKTIKLGLKKEIHTITGVWDNEKNRTHFWADVITPLPMPTEEHWGNFSNNSYIRLKEGVDPKVALPKLTRLFMDAKARWSARNANKVINTKGLLTIAEAQAILNEGRDSKTELIYEQVGTVFTSSVFYGKSKTTTMYVLSALAIFLLAIACINFTNLAIAHAGKRAREIGVKKVLGVEKRMLVVQFLFETFLQTTCAFLVGLTLVELLLPYFNSLLGTQLSLFGAGNAFLLFLQVTVVFILVTLCAGLYPAVYFSGFLPVKVLKGNFDRSARGVFIRKVLVVTQFVITCTFIICFAVMFSQLKFMRNKDVGLQRDQVLSVNVQTDRIKEMPADKFEQIRQRLKRIEGVKQVTLSSRSPWGNGGSSGDLNYLGQNLMVQDYYIGFDYFETLGAVLKSGRAFSNATFRADTTHVGSVVNEAMVKALGLKKPIGTVYERGGTNYRILGVVKDFNDHGFETEVKPSHFIVSQRWYQYGNLLISIHAENPQETLKKITEAWTKIEPGLPVRSTWLDESFAKNMKDYQRQGVLMQVFSIATLCIALLGLFALATYNARVRTREIAVRRVLGASTSGILKLLNREFVALVAVANIIAFIIAYILMNKWLNGFAYRIEVPVLLFVLTGFLSLLLTILTVSWQAYKAAMTNPVDALKYE, via the coding sequence ATGTTTAAACTTAACTTAAAGATTGCCTTCCGTAATATCTGGAAAAACAGAAGTGCTTCATTTGTCAATATTGCCGGATTAGCATTTGGCCTTGCCGGTTTTATTTTGATTTTATTGTATCTGAATTATGAAACAGGGTATGACAAATGGTCTCCAAAATTGAAGAACGTTTATAAAGTTGGGGTACATTTTCGCGTAGGTGCTGCAGATGAATGGTGGGAAACCATGCCTGCAAGTTTTATTTCACTGATCAGGGAGAAATCTCCTGACGTAGAGAGTGCCAGCATCACCGGCTGGGGAAATGAAGTCATTGAGCATGACCGTCAGTTTTATTATGAGCTCAACGCCAGACAGGCGGACAGCACCTTTTTCAGAACTTTTCCATTTACTTTCCTTCAGGGAGATATCAATACCGCGCTTGATCAGCCTAAGAGTGTTGTGATCAATAAAAAGACTGCGGTGATGTTGTTTGGGACTGAACAGGTATTGGGAAAAACCATAAAGCTGGGTTTAAAGAAAGAGATCCATACGATCACCGGGGTTTGGGACAATGAAAAGAACCGGACTCATTTCTGGGCAGATGTGATCACTCCTTTACCCATGCCTACAGAAGAGCATTGGGGCAATTTCAGTAACAATTCTTACATCCGGTTAAAAGAAGGGGTAGATCCAAAAGTGGCCCTTCCTAAACTTACCCGTTTGTTTATGGATGCCAAAGCACGCTGGTCGGCCAGGAATGCAAATAAGGTGATAAATACTAAAGGATTGCTGACTATAGCGGAAGCTCAGGCAATCCTGAATGAAGGAAGAGACAGTAAAACGGAACTGATCTATGAGCAGGTCGGGACTGTGTTTACCAGTTCCGTTTTCTATGGAAAAAGCAAAACAACAACGATGTATGTGTTGTCGGCACTGGCTATATTTTTATTGGCCATCGCGTGTATTAATTTCACCAATCTGGCTATTGCGCATGCCGGAAAACGCGCCCGTGAAATCGGGGTGAAGAAGGTATTGGGTGTAGAAAAAAGAATGCTGGTGGTTCAGTTTCTGTTTGAGACGTTTTTACAGACCACCTGTGCTTTTTTAGTAGGATTAACACTGGTGGAATTGCTGTTGCCTTATTTCAATAGTTTATTAGGTACCCAGCTCAGTTTATTCGGTGCCGGGAATGCATTCCTCTTGTTTCTGCAAGTGACTGTCGTCTTTATTCTGGTGACCCTTTGTGCCGGTTTGTATCCGGCAGTTTATTTCTCCGGATTTTTACCGGTTAAGGTATTGAAGGGCAATTTTGACCGGAGTGCCAGAGGTGTGTTCATCAGAAAGGTACTGGTGGTTACGCAGTTTGTGATTACCTGTACTTTTATCATCTGTTTTGCCGTGATGTTTAGTCAGCTTAAGTTCATGCGAAACAAAGATGTTGGCTTACAAAGGGATCAGGTGTTGTCTGTGAATGTACAAACGGATCGGATCAAAGAAATGCCTGCAGATAAGTTTGAACAAATCCGTCAAAGACTGAAACGCATTGAAGGGGTAAAACAGGTCACACTTTCCAGTCGTTCTCCCTGGGGCAACGGTGGCAGTTCGGGGGATTTAAATTACCTTGGACAAAACCTGATGGTACAGGATTATTATATTGGTTTTGATTATTTTGAAACGCTGGGTGCTGTTCTAAAGAGTGGCAGAGCCTTTTCCAATGCCACTTTTCGGGCAGATACGACTCATGTAGGCTCAGTGGTAAATGAAGCGATGGTAAAGGCACTTGGCCTCAAAAAGCCTATTGGAACTGTTTATGAACGTGGAGGGACAAACTACCGGATTCTTGGTGTAGTAAAAGATTTTAATGACCATGGGTTTGAGACTGAAGTAAAACCATCACATTTTATTGTGAGCCAGCGCTGGTATCAATATGGAAACCTGCTGATAAGCATCCATGCTGAAAATCCTCAGGAAACTTTAAAAAAGATCACCGAAGCCTGGACAAAGATCGAACCCGGCTTACCGGTCAGGTCCACCTGGCTCGACGAGTCTTTTGCTAAAAATATGAAAGATTACCAGCGCCAGGGAGTCTTGATGCAGGTGTTTAGCATCGCCACACTTTGTATTGCTTTGCTTGGCCTCTTTGCCTTAGCGACCTACAATGCCAGGGTCAGAACCCGGGAAATTGCAGTCCGAAGAGTACTTGGAGCCTCTACTTCCGGAATCTTAAAGCTCCTGAACAGAGAGTTTGTAGCATTGGTGGCAGTGGCCAACATCATTGCCTTTATCATCGCTTATATCCTGATGAACAAATGGCTGAATGGTTTCGCCTATCGCATAGAGGTGCCGGTCTTGTTGTTTGTACTGACCGGATTCTTATCGCTGTTGCTGACGATTCTTACCGTAAGCTGGCAGGCCTATAAAGCGGCCATGACCAATCCTGTTGATGCCCTGAAATATGAATAA
- a CDS encoding MFS transporter → MEQTLPNPNIAAPFSGYQKLVIALLALLQFTIVLDFMVLAPLGDFLMKSLSITPKGFGLVVSAYAFSAGASGILAAGFADKFDRKQLLLFFYTGFIIGTLCCAMSTTYEMLLGARIVTGLFGGVIGAISMTIVTDLFAIHQRGRVMGFVQMAFAASQVLGIPVGLYLANIWGWHAAFFMIVGLAILIGLTILFRVKPIDQHLALQSDKNAFLHLWHAISNRSYQTGFLATAFLSVGGFMLMPFGSAYLINNIKITQAELPVVFMLTGVASIIIMPLIGKLSDKVDKFMIFSAGSVLAVVLILIYTNLSPVPLWEVVVLNMILFMGIMSRMIPATTLTMSVPDMKDRGAFMSVNSSLQQVAGGIAALCAGLIVTQETKSSPLQHYDTLGLVVSVLVLICGIFVYRVSVMVKKKEQQG, encoded by the coding sequence ACTGGCCTTACTTCAATTTACCATTGTACTCGACTTTATGGTGCTTGCACCGCTTGGCGATTTTCTAATGAAATCATTGTCTATTACACCAAAAGGTTTTGGCCTGGTGGTTTCTGCCTATGCTTTCAGTGCCGGGGCCTCAGGAATCCTGGCAGCCGGTTTTGCCGACAAGTTTGACCGGAAACAGCTATTACTGTTTTTTTACACCGGATTTATCATCGGAACCCTGTGCTGCGCCATGTCTACCACTTATGAAATGCTGCTTGGCGCGAGAATCGTAACCGGCCTTTTCGGTGGAGTCATCGGAGCGATTTCTATGACCATCGTAACCGATCTTTTTGCCATTCACCAACGCGGACGCGTAATGGGTTTCGTACAAATGGCTTTTGCCGCCAGTCAGGTGCTTGGAATTCCGGTAGGACTTTACCTGGCCAACATCTGGGGCTGGCACGCGGCTTTCTTTATGATTGTAGGCCTCGCGATTCTGATTGGCCTGACCATTTTGTTTAGGGTCAAACCGATTGATCAGCACCTGGCACTTCAGTCCGATAAAAATGCTTTTCTACACCTGTGGCATGCCATCAGCAACCGTTCTTATCAAACCGGATTTCTCGCTACCGCTTTTCTGAGTGTAGGTGGTTTTATGCTGATGCCCTTTGGAAGTGCCTATCTGATCAATAACATTAAAATTACCCAGGCGGAATTGCCGGTAGTCTTCATGCTTACCGGAGTTGCTTCTATCATTATCATGCCTTTGATCGGTAAATTAAGTGATAAAGTAGACAAGTTTATGATCTTTTCCGCCGGATCTGTTCTGGCAGTTGTGCTGATCCTGATCTATACGAACCTGAGTCCGGTGCCGCTATGGGAAGTGGTGGTGCTGAATATGATCCTTTTTATGGGAATTATGAGCCGGATGATTCCTGCTACTACTTTAACAATGAGTGTACCGGATATGAAAGACAGAGGAGCTTTTATGAGTGTCAACTCTTCTCTGCAGCAGGTAGCGGGCGGAATAGCCGCTTTATGTGCTGGATTGATCGTTACGCAGGAAACAAAAAGCAGTCCGCTGCAACATTATGATACTCTTGGTCTGGTCGTTTCTGTCCTGGTTTTAATTTGCGGCATTTTCGTATACCGAGTAAGCGTAATGGTTAAAAAGAAAGAACAGCAAGGCTAA